A genomic segment from Lates calcarifer isolate ASB-BC8 linkage group LG13, TLL_Latcal_v3, whole genome shotgun sequence encodes:
- the vgll4l gene encoding vestigial like 4 like, whose protein sequence is MAVANFHYITRMSSGFKVYILEGQPHLRSEDRYRHITNDRVRAPTVYPVKRKRSHERGLTLEERRERVLSRNSGKVAQRAAPAPAVFNSPQSPTSTWSPTPSPTSPLPTPVYYTPVMDEPLALIKKPRKDPENTEEKSKSGATTQIQMRPSVITCVSSLRNPTCRSEVHRGHSSVVSKSSYDHVVEEHFQRSLGVNYQRARSQQLSISVSVDDHFAKALGDKWLQIKSKSSSCSSTPPSSPSVTHSPTYSHSPNLSHKESASSSSPTSSHWSVN, encoded by the exons ATGGCCGTGGCTAATTTCCACTACATCACTCGGATGAGCAGTGGCTTTAAGGTCTACATTTTAGAGG GTCAACCCCACCTCAGAAGCGaagacagatacagacacatCACAAATGACCGGGTCAGAGCCCCAACAGTGTATCCAGTCAAACGCAAGCGCAGCCATGAGAGAGGCCTGACACTGGAGGAAAG GCGAGAGCGTGTGCTGAGCAGGAACAGTGGTAAAGTGGCCCAGAGAGCAGCACCAGCACCGGCTGTGTTCAACAGCCCACAGAGCCCCACATCCACCTGGAGTCCGACACCCAGCCCCACTAGCCCTCTGCCCACCCCTGTGTACTACACGCCAGTCATGGATGAACCACTTGCCCTCATCAAGAAACCGAGAAAAgaccctgaaaacacagaggaaaagtcCAAAAGCGGTGCTACAACTCAAatccag atgCGCCCCTCTGTGATCACCTGTGTCTCCTCATTAAGAAACCCCACCTGCAGGTCTGAGGTCCACAGAGGCCACTCATCAG TGGTTTCCAAAAGCAGCTACGATCACGTGGTCGAGGAGCACTTCCAGAGGAGCCTCGGGGTGAACTACCAGAGAGCTCGCTCCCAGCAGCTTTCCATCAGCGTGTCCGTCGACGACCACTTTGCCAAGGCCTTGGGAGACAAGTGGCTGCAGATCAAATCCAAGTCTTCCTCCTGTTCTTCCACACCTCCCAGCAGCCCGAGCGTTACTCACTCCCCCACCTACAGCCACAGCCCAAATCTGTCCCACAAAGAGTCTGCCAGCAGCTCATCGCCAACTTCCAGCCACTGGTCTGTCAATTAA
- the slc20a1a gene encoding sodium-dependent phosphate transporter 1-A yields MDTTTLASLAAATTVALASQTDMSGYLWLLVLGFIIAFILAFSVGANDVANSFGTAVGSGVVTMRQACILATIFETVGSVLLGAKVSETIRQGIIDVQMYNGSEHVQMAGSISAMCGSAVWQLAASFLKLPISGTHCIVGATIGYSMVAKGHQGVRWMELLRIVASWFLSPVLSGIMSGILFYFVRKFILNKADPVPNGLRALPVFYGITMGINLFSIMFTGAPLLGFDRVPWWGILCISLGCALVTALVVWFIVCPRLKKKIKRETAAAPCETPLMENSSKPAQAEQLSAPCDPQPQTPPADSQKVAFKLGGSEEADLDTNDMETKDLDISNGLNGTVGPMVITDPHSGRSHTIHKDSGLYKDLLHKLHKAKVGDCIGDSDTEERPIRRNNSYTSYTMAIYGIQGDPKYKDLDGGLQRRSRVDSYSSYSSAVSGGSTVPDGSVTQCEAGRDLTVEEDELEVDQPAVAMLFQFLQILTACFGSFAHGGNDVSNAIGPLVGLWLLYESGSVVSNAPTPIWLLLYGGVGICTGLWVWGRRVIQTMGKDLTPITPSSGFSIELASAITVVVASNIGLPVSTTHCKVGSVVAVGWLRSRKSVDWRLFRNIFIAWFVTVPISGLISAAIMALFIYVVL; encoded by the exons ATGGATACAACAACACTAGCATCCCTGGCTGCTGCCACCACCGTGGCCCTGGCCTCACAGACTGACATGTCAGGCTACTTATGGCTGTTGGTGCTGGGCTTTATCATCGCCTTCATCCTGGCTTTCTCTGTGGGGGCCAATGATGTAGCCAACTCCTTTGGTACAGCAGTGGGCTCTGGGGTGGTCACCATGCGGCAGGCCTGCATCCTGGCCACTATCTTTGAGACAGTGGGCTCAGTGCTGCTGGGGGCCAAAGTCAGCGAAACCATCCGACAGGGCATCATTGACGTCCAGATGTACAACGGCTCTGAACATGTCCAGATGGCAGGATCCATAAGTGCAATGTGTG GCTCTGCTGTGTGGCAGCTGGCTGCATCATTCCTGAAGCTTCCCATTTCTGGAACCCACTGTATTGTTGGAGCCACAATTGGCTACTCCATGGTAGCCAAAGGTCACCAAGGGGTCAGATGGATGGAGTTACTGCGCATTG TGGCATCCTGGTTCCTGTCACCTGTGCTATCAGGCATCATGTCAGGAATTCTCTTCTACTTTGTTCGCAAATTCATTCTGAACAAG GCTGACCCTGTACCCAACGGCCTCAGAGCTCTTCCTGTTTTCTACGGCATCACTATGGGCATCAACCTCTTCTCCATCATGTTTACAGGAGCACCAT TGCTGGGTTTTGACAGAGTGCCATGGTGGGGTATACTGTGCATTTCGCTAGGCTGCGCCCTCGTCACAGCTTTGGTCGTTTGGTTCATTGTCTGTCCACGCCtcaagaagaaaataaaac gggaaacagctgctgctccGTGTGAAACTCCACTAATGGAGAACTCCAGCAAACCTGCACAAGCAGAGCAGCTCTCAGCACCCTGTGACCCTCAACCTCAGACCCCACCAGCAGACAGTCAGAAGGTGGCTTTCAAACTCGGAGGCTCAGAGGAGGCTGATTTGGACACCAATGACATGGAAACCAAGGACTTGGATATCAGCAATG GTCTGAATGGCACAGTTGGTCCCATGGTGATCACAGATCCTCACAGTGGACGATCCCACACCATCCACAAGGACTCTGGCCTTTACAAAGACCTGCTACACAAGCTCCACAAAGCCAAAGTTGGCGACTGCATTggtgacagtgacacagaggagCGGCCCATCAGGAGGAACAACAGCTACACCTCTTACACCATGGCCATTTATGGCATCCAGGGAGATCCTAAATACAAGGACCTGGACGGTGGGCTTCAGAGAAGATCAAGGGTGGacagctacagcagctacagCTCAGCAGTGAGTGGTGGGAGTACAGTCCCGGATGGGAGCGTGACTCAGTGTGAGGCTGGCAGGGACCTcactgtggaggaggatgagcTGGAGGTCGACCAACCAGCTGTCGCCATGCTTTTCCAGTTCCTGCAAATACTCACAGCGTGCTTTGGCTCGTTTGCTCACGGAGGGAATGATGTCAG CAATGCGATCGGGCCACTGGTGGGTCTCTGGCTTCTGTATGAGAGTGGCTCTGTGGTGTCCAATGCACCCACACCTATCTGGTTGCTTCTCTACGGGGGAGTGGGCATCTGCACCGGTCTCTGGGTGTGGGGCCGGAGGGTGATCCAAACCATGGGCAAAGACCTTACTCCCATTACACCCTCCAG TGGTTTCAGCATTGAGCTAGCTTCGGCAATCACAGTTGTTGTAGCATCCAATATTGGTCTTCCTGTCAGCACAACCCACTGCAAG GTGGGATCTGTGGTGGCCGTGGGATGGCTGCGCTCCAGGAAATCAGTTGACTGGCGTCTCTTCAGGAACATCTTCATCGCCTGGTTCGTCACAGTTCCTATCTCTGGGCTGATCAGCGCTGCCATCATGGCTCTCTTCATCTATGTTGTTCTGTGA